One window of Alteriqipengyuania lutimaris genomic DNA carries:
- the hemC gene encoding hydroxymethylbilane synthase gives MQSEPLLKLGTRRSPLAMAQAHETRSRLCKAHGWDESAVEIVPVVAGGDKIQDRPLAEVGGKALWTRELDQWLAEGRIDVAVHSLKDVETLRPERIALAAILPRADRRDVLLGAGSIAAIPQGARLGTSAPRRAAQMKNLRPDIEVVLFRGNVATRMAKLQAGEADVTLLAAAGLERLGERGVGTPLEVDDWLPAPSQGAIGIECRSDDERVRELFAAIDHAETRAEIAAERGLLEGLGGSCHSPVGVLAQLQGKHIHLTAALFSEDGAERVDAAGTIAVGDDDAVRAFAADLLARATPGVAALFGGAD, from the coding sequence ATGCAGTCAGAACCTCTCCTCAAGCTCGGAACCCGCCGCTCCCCGCTCGCCATGGCGCAGGCGCACGAAACGCGCTCGCGGCTGTGCAAGGCGCACGGGTGGGACGAGAGCGCGGTCGAGATCGTCCCCGTGGTGGCCGGCGGGGACAAGATTCAGGATCGCCCGCTGGCCGAGGTCGGCGGCAAGGCGCTGTGGACGCGCGAGCTCGACCAGTGGCTCGCCGAAGGCCGGATCGACGTGGCGGTCCACTCGCTCAAGGATGTCGAGACCCTGCGGCCCGAGAGAATCGCGCTCGCCGCGATCCTGCCGCGCGCGGACCGGCGCGACGTGCTGCTGGGCGCAGGTTCGATCGCCGCGATCCCGCAAGGCGCGCGGCTGGGCACCAGCGCGCCGCGCCGTGCCGCGCAGATGAAGAACCTGCGGCCCGATATCGAGGTCGTTCTGTTTCGCGGCAATGTCGCCACCCGCATGGCGAAGCTGCAGGCGGGCGAGGCGGATGTGACGCTGCTCGCCGCCGCCGGGCTCGAACGGCTGGGCGAGCGCGGCGTCGGCACCCCGCTGGAGGTGGATGACTGGTTGCCCGCCCCCTCGCAGGGCGCGATCGGGATCGAGTGCCGTTCGGACGACGAACGTGTGCGCGAACTGTTCGCGGCGATCGATCACGCCGAGACCCGCGCCGAGATCGCGGCGGAGCGCGGCCTGCTCGAAGGGCTCGGCGGCTCGTGCCACAGCCCCGTGGGCGTGCTTGCGCAGCTGCAGGGGAAGCACATCCACCTCACCGCCGCGCTGTTCAGCGAAGACGGGGCAGAGCGGGTCGACGCCGCCGGCACCATCGCGGTGGGAGACGACGACGCGGTGCGCGCCTTTGCCGCCGATCTGCTGGCGCGCGCGACGCCCGGTGTCGCGGCGCTGTTCGGCGGCGCGGACTGA
- a CDS encoding uroporphyrinogen-III synthase encodes MSMPVFVLRPEPGLSATMRRGIAMGLAMEAMPLSHAEPLDWDMPGGRFDGILLGSANGLRHAGEAIARHTDLPVYAVGQATAEKARALGFTVAQVGSGGLQPLVDSLPDDRAFTFLRLAGAEHVPLDLPPHVSITTRTTYRIVHASLENAQVARLAQGGVVLLHSGAVAAHFARECDRAGLDRASLALAALAPRIARSVSDGWKSVELAASPDDGALLSLVKDMRH; translated from the coding sequence ATGAGCATGCCGGTCTTCGTCCTGCGGCCCGAACCGGGCCTGTCGGCGACCATGCGGCGCGGGATCGCGATGGGGCTTGCGATGGAGGCCATGCCGCTCAGCCATGCAGAGCCGCTCGACTGGGACATGCCCGGCGGGCGTTTCGACGGCATCCTGCTCGGCAGCGCCAATGGCCTTCGCCATGCCGGCGAAGCGATTGCACGGCATACCGACCTGCCCGTCTATGCCGTGGGGCAGGCGACCGCCGAGAAAGCGCGCGCGCTCGGATTCACGGTTGCACAGGTCGGCAGTGGCGGGCTCCAGCCGCTGGTCGACAGCCTGCCCGACGACAGGGCGTTTACCTTTCTGCGGCTGGCCGGGGCCGAGCATGTGCCGCTCGATCTGCCGCCGCATGTCTCGATCACCACCCGCACCACCTATCGCATCGTGCATGCTTCGCTCGAAAACGCACAGGTCGCGCGACTCGCGCAAGGGGGCGTGGTGCTGCTCCATTCGGGCGCGGTAGCCGCCCATTTCGCGAGGGAATGCGACCGGGCCGGGCTCGACCGTGCATCGCTGGCGCTCGCGGCCCTCGCGCCACGGATTGCGCGAAGTGTTTCAGATGGCTGGAAAAGCGTCGAGCTTGCGGCTAGTCCGGACGACGGTGCATTGCTTTCCCTCGTTAAGGATATGCGCCATTAA
- a CDS encoding MICOS complex subunit MIC60, producing the protein MESEDAQSDSARPSRAWLGLALVVFLLVAAGALFLVWRPETYTQTVAALTEKSEDANEPMSRAGATPVAKAATPSAAEGTLVPRARASQPSPTPAATKRNADDARVERVAEQQGGLEQRLNAAEQRLARLDLQAQAAAGNAARAEGLLIAFATRRSIERGAELGYLADQLRLRFGDALPNAVRTLVGMSREPVTIDQLLARLEGLEPSLRASPEQPGLERLRRELSNLFIIRRQTAPSPQPQRRLDRARMFLETGRYEAAIEEVQNMPGASSADGWIADVRRYAAAQRALDLIETAAVLEPRRLRDGQGERIEQPSPVVSPSPAE; encoded by the coding sequence ATGGAATCTGAAGACGCCCAGTCCGACAGCGCGCGACCCTCGCGCGCGTGGCTGGGCCTTGCTCTGGTGGTCTTTTTGCTCGTCGCGGCGGGGGCTCTGTTCCTCGTCTGGCGGCCCGAAACCTATACGCAGACCGTCGCCGCGCTGACCGAGAAGTCGGAAGATGCGAACGAGCCGATGAGCCGCGCGGGAGCAACGCCGGTCGCGAAGGCCGCGACGCCGTCAGCGGCCGAAGGCACGCTGGTGCCGCGCGCCCGCGCATCGCAGCCGTCTCCCACTCCCGCTGCCACGAAGCGGAACGCCGACGATGCCCGCGTCGAGCGCGTGGCCGAGCAGCAGGGCGGGCTCGAACAGCGCCTCAACGCCGCCGAGCAGCGGCTCGCGCGGCTCGATCTGCAGGCGCAGGCGGCGGCGGGCAATGCCGCGCGCGCCGAAGGCCTGCTGATCGCCTTCGCCACCCGCCGCTCGATCGAGCGCGGGGCCGAACTCGGCTATCTCGCGGACCAGCTGCGGCTGCGGTTCGGCGATGCGCTGCCCAATGCGGTGCGCACGCTGGTTGGCATGTCGCGCGAACCGGTGACGATCGACCAGCTGCTCGCGCGGCTGGAGGGGCTGGAACCCTCGCTGCGCGCCTCGCCCGAACAGCCGGGCCTCGAACGCCTGCGGCGCGAGCTGTCCAATCTCTTCATCATCCGCCGCCAGACCGCGCCCTCGCCGCAGCCGCAGCGGCGGCTCGATCGCGCGCGCATGTTCCTCGAAACCGGGCGTTACGAAGCCGCGATCGAGGAAGTGCAGAACATGCCCGGGGCATCCTCCGCCGACGGTTGGATTGCGGATGTGCGCCGCTATGCCGCCGCGCAGCGCGCGCTCGACCTGATCGAGACCGCCGCCGTGCTCGAACCGCGCCGCCTGCGCGATGGCCAGGGCGAGCGGATCGAGCAGCCCAGCCCGGTCGTGTCGCCCAGTCCGGCGGAGTAG
- a CDS encoding FAD-dependent monooxygenase has protein sequence MPSKPSPTDTRDLLVLGGGLVGMTLALAAARKGLSSHVVDRADPATLTAEGFDGRASAISTASWNLFTNIGLADALEEHGCPIAKIAVTDQLKPGQIDFVPDEGDDSLGRMFANRQLRLSLFEAAKAEPLIAWHAGVEVTQRTRGNHRVSATLADGSELHGHLMVAAEGRRSPTREEAGVKIANWQYNHRAIIAGLAHSKPHENVAWEIFYPEGPFALLPMLDDEQGRHRSALVWTVDEKDADGVLAMGDRAFIHEVGKRMGRMFGDLEANGPRSSYPLGFHHTAKVIDHRLALVGDAAHGIHPIAGQGLNLGLRDAGALVEVLAEGRRLGLDAADPEMLKRYESWRGLDAFMVSLATDGLTRLFGIGGPGASAVRRFGMAGVQRLDPLKRWFMDEARGVSGDVPELMRG, from the coding sequence ATGCCCAGCAAGCCTTCCCCAACCGACACGCGCGATCTCCTGGTTCTGGGCGGCGGGCTGGTCGGGATGACTCTCGCGCTCGCCGCCGCCCGCAAGGGTCTGTCGAGCCATGTGGTGGACCGCGCCGATCCTGCAACGCTTACTGCCGAGGGGTTCGACGGCCGCGCCTCCGCGATCTCCACCGCGAGCTGGAATCTCTTCACCAATATCGGCCTGGCCGACGCGCTCGAAGAGCATGGCTGCCCCATCGCCAAGATCGCGGTGACCGACCAGCTCAAGCCCGGCCAGATCGACTTCGTGCCCGACGAAGGCGACGACAGCCTCGGCCGGATGTTCGCCAACCGCCAGCTGCGGCTGTCGCTGTTCGAAGCGGCGAAGGCCGAACCGCTGATCGCGTGGCATGCGGGCGTCGAAGTAACGCAGCGCACGCGCGGCAATCACAGGGTCTCGGCGACGCTGGCCGACGGCAGCGAGTTGCACGGGCACCTGATGGTCGCCGCCGAAGGCCGCCGTTCGCCGACGCGCGAGGAAGCGGGGGTGAAGATCGCCAACTGGCAATACAACCACCGCGCGATCATCGCCGGGCTGGCCCATTCCAAACCGCACGAGAATGTCGCGTGGGAAATCTTCTATCCCGAAGGGCCCTTTGCGCTGCTCCCGATGCTCGACGACGAGCAGGGCCGCCATCGCAGCGCGCTGGTCTGGACGGTGGACGAGAAGGACGCGGACGGGGTTCTCGCGATGGGCGACCGCGCCTTCATCCACGAGGTCGGCAAGCGCATGGGCCGCATGTTCGGCGATCTCGAAGCCAATGGCCCGCGCAGCTCCTATCCGCTGGGGTTCCACCATACCGCGAAGGTGATCGACCACCGGCTCGCGCTGGTCGGCGACGCGGCGCATGGCATCCACCCGATCGCGGGCCAGGGTCTCAACCTCGGCCTGCGCGATGCGGGCGCACTGGTCGAAGTGCTTGCCGAAGGCAGGCGGCTGGGGCTCGACGCGGCCGATCCGGAGATGCTCAAGCGCTACGAGAGCTGGCGCGGGCTCGATGCCTTCATGGTCTCGCTGGCGACCGACGGGCTGACGCGGTTGTTCGGCATCGGCGGCCCCGGCGCATCGGCGGTCCGCCGGTTCGGCATGGCGGGCGTGCAGCGGCTCGATCCGCTCAAGCGCTGGTTCATGGACGAAGCGCGCGGGGTGAGCGGAGACGTGCCCGAACTGATGCGGGGCTGA
- a CDS encoding protein-disulfide reductase DsbD family protein, with translation MMRASLTKVHHGLAMLLALLVALLLPAISHAQQTYIDAALAVEGQVAPGGETRIAIRFSPVASEWHGYWSNPGDAGLGMRIEWDLPDGVTIGEFRYPAPQRLLIGDLMNHIFEGDYAVVAPLRVAEDAALDGPFELAGTAFYLACTDEICVPQEAQLRAVVGVGEGAADPRFAQYQSALAAPLDRPARFAIGQDRLRIAIPLPATLDVGSPHVFVANRNLVAYAQEQSFAREGDTLIAQIPLAGTGERPERITGIVRLGDGTGLSFEAEPGEVAAGGEPLRTGGDAPPLWALLGAALLGGLVLNIMPCVFPILSLKALSLAKAGGEERAARKDALAYTAGVILACLALGGLLLALRASGEAVGWAFQLQEPGVVVALFLLAVALTANFLGAFEIPGMAITGGGASRRGSFATGLLAAFVATPCTGPFMAAALGAALVLPWPSALGLFAALGLGLALPFLLIGLVPAIRQRLPRPGAWMETFRRWMALPMGLTALALAWLVWRIGGDMFAAGALFLAVLVILALLYTGRQQASGNSTHFLWPVLAPFVLVVVFFVLPGGVSPNAGGPSADILDSQPFSEVALAEARDEERPVFLYFTADWCVTCKVNESVAIEREETAEALEAADALVLRGDWTRRDPEITAFLTQQGVAGVPLYLWYAPGAAGPQRLPQVLTPGSVRDLAVASARRGDTSR, from the coding sequence ATGATGCGCGCAAGCCTCACCAAGGTCCATCATGGCCTCGCCATGCTGCTGGCGCTGCTCGTGGCCCTGCTGCTGCCCGCTATCAGCCATGCGCAACAGACCTATATCGACGCGGCGCTGGCGGTCGAAGGGCAGGTAGCACCGGGCGGAGAGACGCGCATCGCGATCCGCTTCTCGCCGGTGGCGAGCGAATGGCACGGCTACTGGTCCAATCCCGGCGATGCGGGGCTGGGCATGCGGATCGAGTGGGACCTGCCCGACGGCGTGACCATCGGCGAATTCCGCTATCCCGCGCCCCAGCGCCTGCTGATCGGCGACCTGATGAACCACATCTTCGAAGGCGATTACGCCGTGGTCGCCCCATTGCGGGTGGCCGAAGATGCGGCACTCGATGGGCCCTTCGAGCTTGCAGGCACCGCCTTCTACCTCGCCTGCACCGACGAGATCTGCGTGCCGCAGGAGGCGCAGTTGCGCGCGGTGGTCGGGGTGGGAGAGGGTGCGGCCGACCCGCGCTTCGCACAGTACCAGAGCGCACTCGCCGCCCCGCTCGACCGGCCCGCGCGCTTCGCGATCGGGCAGGACCGCCTGCGCATTGCGATCCCGCTGCCCGCCACGCTGGATGTCGGCAGCCCGCACGTCTTCGTCGCGAACCGCAATCTCGTCGCCTACGCGCAGGAACAGAGCTTCGCGCGCGAGGGCGACACCCTGATTGCGCAGATCCCGCTGGCCGGGACCGGCGAGCGTCCCGAGCGCATCACGGGCATCGTGCGACTGGGAGATGGCACCGGATTGTCCTTCGAAGCCGAGCCGGGCGAGGTGGCTGCGGGCGGCGAACCGCTCCGCACCGGCGGGGATGCCCCGCCGCTCTGGGCGCTGCTGGGCGCGGCGCTGCTGGGCGGGCTGGTGCTCAACATCATGCCCTGCGTGTTCCCGATCCTGAGCCTCAAGGCCCTGTCGCTCGCCAAGGCGGGCGGCGAGGAGCGCGCGGCTCGAAAGGACGCACTGGCCTATACGGCGGGCGTGATCCTCGCCTGCCTTGCGCTGGGCGGGCTGCTGCTCGCCCTGCGCGCCAGCGGCGAGGCGGTCGGCTGGGCGTTCCAGTTGCAGGAGCCGGGCGTGGTCGTCGCGCTGTTCCTGCTTGCGGTCGCGCTGACCGCCAATTTCCTCGGCGCGTTCGAGATCCCGGGCATGGCGATTACCGGCGGCGGAGCGAGCCGCCGGGGCAGCTTCGCCACGGGCCTGCTCGCGGCGTTCGTGGCGACGCCGTGCACCGGGCCTTTCATGGCTGCGGCGCTGGGCGCGGCACTGGTGTTGCCGTGGCCGAGCGCACTGGGCCTGTTCGCGGCGCTGGGGCTGGGGCTGGCGCTGCCCTTCCTCCTCATCGGTCTCGTCCCCGCGATCCGACAGCGCCTGCCGCGACCCGGCGCGTGGATGGAGACCTTCCGCCGCTGGATGGCGCTGCCCATGGGGCTGACCGCGCTGGCGCTGGCGTGGCTGGTGTGGCGGATCGGTGGAGACATGTTTGCCGCAGGCGCGCTTTTCCTGGCGGTGCTGGTGATACTGGCGCTGCTCTACACCGGGCGACAGCAGGCGAGCGGAAACAGCACCCACTTCCTCTGGCCGGTGCTCGCCCCTTTCGTGCTTGTGGTGGTCTTCTTCGTCTTGCCGGGCGGCGTGTCTCCAAATGCCGGTGGCCCGTCGGCCGATATTCTCGACAGCCAACCCTTCAGCGAGGTCGCGCTCGCCGAAGCGCGCGACGAGGAACGCCCCGTCTTCCTCTATTTCACCGCCGACTGGTGTGTGACCTGCAAGGTGAATGAGAGTGTCGCGATCGAACGCGAGGAGACGGCGGAGGCGCTCGAAGCAGCCGATGCGCTCGTCCTGCGCGGCGACTGGACCCGGCGCGATCCCGAGATCACCGCCTTCTTGACGCAGCAGGGCGTCGCGGGCGTGCCACTCTACCTGTGGTATGCGCCCGGTGCGGCCGGGCCGCAGCGGCTGCCGCAGGTGCTCACTCCGGGCTCGGTTCGCGATCTGGCGGTTGCTTCCGCGCGGCGAGGCGACACGTCTCGATAA
- a CDS encoding S10 family peptidase, whose protein sequence is MTFRTLSHIVGAVALAAVLPATAFAQDEASAEAASITPQVKSRDLSGTFGGQRINYTATIKENVLSSNDGTPEAVIVTTSYVKRPRDTSRPVFFIYNGGPGSGSVWLQMGAWGPKRVAIPSDARDDGAPPYPILDNPESLLDVADLVFIDPPGTGFSYLTDEGDPEKYYGLEQDARAVATVIRRWINDNGRWNSPKYLGGESYGTTRTAMVVRELEGATYNDVGLNGLILVSTILDFAAREPTPGNEMAYVMALPNMATAAYYYGKATAPSVEAIAEEARKFAIGPYVTALLKGQDLSAAERAIVRAELARLTGLSETYLDQAELRVTPQRFYKELLRDRGLTIGRLDSRYTGTDYDDAGESPDNDPSFYGIDAGYTAAINSWARDTLGFETDREYQAIGSDPGRNWDWTLSGRGRGAYLNVAPFIGDAMRQNSQLRTFVGQGWYDFATPFFGAEYSLNRIGIPQDRVEFHYYDAGHMMYIRDEDRAKLSADIRAFIRNR, encoded by the coding sequence ATGACCTTCCGCACGCTCAGTCACATCGTCGGCGCCGTCGCGCTGGCCGCCGTCCTTCCCGCCACAGCCTTTGCGCAAGACGAAGCCTCCGCCGAAGCCGCTAGCATCACCCCGCAGGTGAAGTCGCGCGACCTCTCAGGCACCTTCGGCGGGCAGCGGATAAACTACACCGCCACTATCAAGGAGAACGTGCTGTCTTCGAATGACGGCACGCCCGAGGCGGTGATCGTCACCACCAGCTACGTGAAACGCCCGCGCGATACCTCGCGCCCGGTGTTCTTCATCTACAATGGCGGGCCGGGCTCGGGCTCGGTCTGGCTGCAGATGGGCGCGTGGGGGCCCAAGCGGGTCGCGATACCTTCGGACGCGCGCGACGATGGTGCGCCGCCCTACCCCATCCTCGACAATCCCGAGAGCCTGCTCGACGTGGCGGATCTGGTCTTCATCGACCCGCCGGGCACGGGCTTCAGCTACCTGACCGACGAGGGCGACCCGGAGAAATATTACGGGCTGGAGCAGGACGCGCGTGCCGTCGCCACGGTGATCCGCCGCTGGATCAACGACAACGGACGCTGGAACAGCCCCAAATATCTCGGCGGCGAAAGCTACGGCACCACACGCACCGCGATGGTCGTGCGCGAGCTGGAGGGCGCGACCTACAACGACGTCGGCCTCAACGGGCTGATCCTCGTTTCCACGATCCTCGATTTCGCCGCGCGCGAGCCGACGCCGGGCAACGAGATGGCCTATGTGATGGCGCTGCCCAACATGGCCACCGCCGCCTACTACTACGGCAAGGCGACCGCGCCTTCGGTGGAGGCGATCGCCGAGGAAGCGCGCAAATTCGCCATCGGGCCTTATGTGACCGCGCTGCTCAAAGGGCAGGACCTGTCCGCAGCCGAACGCGCCATTGTGCGTGCGGAGCTTGCTCGGCTCACCGGCCTGTCCGAAACCTACCTCGACCAGGCCGAGCTGCGCGTGACACCCCAGCGTTTCTACAAGGAGCTGCTGCGCGATCGCGGCCTGACCATTGGCCGGCTCGACAGTCGCTATACCGGCACCGACTACGACGATGCAGGCGAATCCCCTGACAACGACCCAAGCTTCTACGGCATCGATGCCGGCTACACCGCTGCGATCAATTCCTGGGCACGCGATACGCTGGGGTTCGAGACGGACCGCGAGTACCAGGCGATCGGCAGCGATCCGGGCCGCAACTGGGACTGGACGCTGTCGGGCCGGGGACGCGGAGCCTATCTCAACGTCGCGCCCTTCATCGGCGATGCGATGCGCCAGAATTCGCAGCTGCGCACCTTCGTGGGCCAGGGCTGGTACGATTTCGCCACGCCCTTCTTCGGCGCGGAATATTCGCTCAACCGGATCGGCATCCCGCAGGATCGGGTCGAGTTCCACTACTACGACGCAGGCCACATGATGTATATTCGCGACGAAGACCGGGCGAAGCTTTCCGCCGATATCCGCGCCTTCATCCGCAATCGCTGA
- a CDS encoding CIA30 family protein gives MSLVDIDPGTCRTLVDFTDPDEFALWEIINDGVMGGLSKGHIEQVDDALSFTGTINTDGGGFTSLRRAVPEGVMAGARTLRIVYSGDGRTYEATLRSDARTRGRRIAYRAPLTAGESDGDWSVAVVDLGEMETSLFGQQVDAPAFAPENAHSIGLIIADGIDGPFAMKLRRIEACA, from the coding sequence ATGAGCCTCGTCGACATCGACCCCGGGACCTGCCGCACGCTGGTCGATTTCACCGACCCTGACGAGTTCGCGCTGTGGGAAATCATCAACGACGGAGTGATGGGTGGCCTCTCCAAGGGCCACATCGAGCAGGTCGACGACGCGCTTTCCTTCACCGGTACGATCAACACCGACGGCGGCGGCTTCACCTCGCTGCGGCGCGCGGTGCCCGAGGGCGTGATGGCCGGGGCGCGGACCCTGCGGATCGTCTATTCGGGCGATGGGCGCACCTATGAAGCGACGCTGCGCTCCGATGCCAGGACGCGCGGGCGGCGCATTGCCTATCGGGCTCCTTTGACGGCCGGAGAGAGCGACGGGGACTGGTCCGTCGCGGTCGTCGATCTGGGCGAGATGGAGACCTCGCTCTTCGGGCAGCAGGTCGACGCGCCCGCTTTCGCGCCGGAAAACGCGCATAGCATCGGCTTGATTATCGCCGACGGGATCGACGGACCCTTCGCGATGAAGCTCAGACGGATCGAGGCCTGCGCATAG
- a CDS encoding HigA family addiction module antitoxin: MPLVNPDWLPIPNAGELLLSEFMEPLELDAAALADAIEVDQARLVSVIDGSERVDGELDLRLSRYFRMSEGFFLRLQASAELRTAKRSLNGELDRITPRAA; encoded by the coding sequence ATGCCGCTGGTTAATCCCGACTGGCTGCCCATCCCCAATGCCGGGGAGCTGCTCTTGTCGGAATTCATGGAACCGCTGGAACTCGATGCTGCCGCATTGGCGGATGCTATCGAGGTCGATCAGGCGCGTCTGGTCTCCGTGATCGATGGCAGCGAACGGGTCGATGGTGAACTCGACCTGCGTCTCTCGCGCTATTTCCGCATGTCGGAAGGCTTTTTCCTGCGCCTGCAAGCCAGCGCCGAACTGCGCACCGCCAAGCGCTCACTGAACGGCGAGCTGGACCGCATCACGCCGCGGGCGGCCTGA
- a CDS encoding type II toxin-antitoxin system HicB family antitoxin yields MNEPHYHINLFWSAEDECWIADVPDLKPCSAHGDTRSEAIANINDAIQGWLEVARDRDLPVPEPRYRPAIYAAG; encoded by the coding sequence GTGAACGAGCCCCATTACCATATCAATCTGTTCTGGTCCGCTGAGGACGAGTGCTGGATCGCGGACGTTCCCGATCTCAAGCCCTGCTCTGCGCATGGCGATACCCGCAGCGAAGCGATCGCCAATATCAACGATGCTATTCAGGGCTGGCTGGAGGTCGCGCGTGACCGCGACCTGCCCGTGCCTGAACCGCGCTATCGACCCGCCATCTATGCCGCTGGTTAA
- a CDS encoding type II toxin-antitoxin system HicA family toxin, whose translation MTRPDKLYAKLLANPRAGISFRDFEKLLSSFGFEHARTVGSHRQYVHPKLSRPFPVQPTGKDAKRYQVREFLELVEEHGLYIEP comes from the coding sequence ATGACCCGTCCAGACAAACTTTACGCGAAATTGCTCGCCAACCCTCGCGCGGGCATCAGCTTTCGCGATTTCGAGAAGCTGCTGAGCTCTTTCGGGTTCGAGCATGCCCGAACGGTCGGGAGCCATCGTCAATACGTCCATCCCAAGCTCAGCCGACCCTTCCCCGTTCAGCCCACCGGCAAGGACGCAAAGCGCTATCAGGTCCGCGAATTTCTTGAATTGGTGGAGGAACACGGCCTATATATCGAGCCGTGA